The sequence below is a genomic window from Synergistaceae bacterium.
AAAAATTTTGCATGAACGCGACTCCAGACTATTAACGGGCGGGCGGGTGGGACTAACCAATTAAAACGCGACTCTAAATCTCCTGTGAAGGTTTTAATTATGTAGCGAAAAACTTTTTATAAACGCGATTCCAAATATTAATGGGTGTACAGAACAAAACTTTAACGCGCGACTCCAAATCACTTGTGTTAATTGCCATATGTGAGAGAAAAATTTTGTATGAACGCGACTCCAAATATTATAGTCAGCACATTTTAATAGCAGTAAAAATTTTTTGTGTCAGCACCGCAAATTATGTTATACGTGTTTATGACGCGCAGCCGGTTCCGGTTGTAAAAAGGTTTTCGCCTTTGAATTTGCATTTATAGATTTTGAAGTATTTTCACTATAATGTGCGGACAGATACAAAACATGCATTAACTACCCATTTGCAGCGGGAAAAAATTTTTTGAGAATCACGAAAGGGGGAGCCCCTAAAGCCCCTCCCCCTTACCCCCTCCCACCCAGTAACGCGCCATTTAATATGAACTCATGCAATAAAATCGTAAAAATAAAGTTTTCCGCTATAATATCACAAAAAGGGGCTGAAAAACTTATGACGATATTATTTGCGTTTATAGGAGTAAGCATATTTTTATTAGGCCTGTATCAATGGGCGCAAAGCGGTGCAGGGTTATGGCGCATTTTTTCACTTAAACGCCGCGAGAAAGAATTAACCCGCGAAGAACGCAAAGAAATAGACGATGAAGTCAAGAAATTAGAAGAAGCAACAGACAGACGACTCAGCACAAGTTTTAGAATCCTTGCATGGCTGGGCGTGTTCGTGTGGCTTATTCTGGGAGTTACGATGATTCTTGACATGTTCGGAATAGACTGGATTAACACAATCGGCACTCATGCAAAAACTTACTGGGCAAGACCAGGCGCAGTGTCAGATACAAATACAATGGGACGTAATGACGTGCTTAGAAATATGGGCAACAGTTTACGACGCTAACGAGGGAGACTCTTACATGATTAAATTAATGGTATTCGACCACGATATGACAATAGTAGACTCAAGTTATGCCATTATGGAAGGCTTTAACAGTGTAGCGCGTCATGAAGGTTTGCCGGAAGTCTCGCACGATCTCACGATGAAATATATTGCTACACCTATCCCGACATTTTGCGAGGGCTTACTCGGTGAATATCGTCCAGAATGGATAAAATTATATCGTGAATACAGCGTAACTCTTGAGCGCGAATTAATAAAGCCTTTCCCGGACACAATAGAGACTCTGCAAAATTTACGCGCAAAAAATATCAAACTTGCAGTAATTTCTAATCGCGAACATCCCAGCAAAGTTTTAGAGCGCACCGGGCTGGCTAAATATTTTGATGTCATTGTAGGAGCGTTAGAACCTTACGGAAGACTCGAATACAAGCCTAATCCCGCAATGATGAATAAATTATTATCAGATTTAAATATAAGTCCTGACGAAACGATTTATATAGGCGACTCAGATATTGATATAGTTTTCGCTATGAATGCAGGAGTCCGCAGCGTAGGAATTACAACGGGAAATTTTACGGCTGAAGATTTTAATTTAATGGGAACTTGGCGCGTAATAAATTCATTGAGTGAGCTTAATGCAATACAAGAATAGTTTATTACAAGAGTTAGGCCCGTTATCAGCATACGGGGAATATACAGAACAGGCTTTACAGGCACAGGCGGCGAAAAAATTTGTTCCCGTCAATCACTTGGCCGGAGAGTTAAGCCCATACTTGCAGGCACACGCAAAAAATTTAATCGGCTGGTACACTTGGGGCGCAGAAGCATTCAACGACGCAAAACGCGAGGACAGACCAATATTTTTATCGATTGGGTATTACTCGTCTCATTGGTGCAGTGTTATGGAGCGAGACTGCTTTAACGATCCTGAAGTAGCCGGCTTCATGAATGATACTTGTATTCCCGTAAAAGTTGACAGAGAAGAACGCCCAGACTTAGATAATTTATATATGGAAATCTGCCGGATTCAAAATGGTTCAGCAGGTTGGCCGCTAAATATTTTCATGACTCCTGAGGGCTGGCCGTTTTTCTGTACGACTTGGCTTCCCAAACGAACGCGCGGACAAGTTCCCGGAATGACTGAAATTTTACCGCGAATAAAATGGCTTTGGCACATGCAGCGCGATGACTGCGAAAGAACAGCTAATGATTTGCGCGAACTCGTGAATGAAAAATTTAATTTGCGCTCAGGAGGTAAAATCAGGCGTTACACAGCGTTTGAAGCTCTTGACCAGATGAGAAAAAGTTTTGATATTAGATTCGGAGGGTTTAATCACATGCCCAAATATCCGGAAATCAATAAATTAATTTTTCTGCTGAGAATGGCCGCAGACGAGAACGCAAGCAAACGGGACAAATCAGACGCTTTCACAATGGTAGATATAACTTTGCGGAGAATGTGGCGCGGGGGGATTCATGACCATTTAGGCGGAGGCTTTGCGCTTTATTCGACTGATGAACGCTGGCACGTCCCGCACTTTGAAAAATTATTATGCGATCAAGCGATGATTTTATTAGCTGCCTCACTTGCTCAGGAACAGAACGCTAATTCATTTCACAGGTTAATTGCGGAAGATATAATTTTTTGCATGGGAAAATATTTTTCTGACAATGCCTCATATTCGCAGGGTTTCAAGAGCGCGATTAATTCCGACAATAAAGACGGTGAAGGGCGTTATTACATGTGGACGGAAGACGAAATAAAAGCTAGTTTGCCTGAAGGACTCGCGGGTTTATTTTCTGCTGCTTACGGAGTATTACCGGGCGGAAATTTCGGTTCAGAGCTGGCCGGGACTCAAATCGGCGAAAATATTTTATACGAGGCTTCAACGGTGAGCGAGCTTGCAAGACGTTACGGACTCAAGGGTGCGGAAGTTGCGCAAAATATTTCGGAGTGCAGGAGAATTTTATTAGAGTCTCGCGATAAAAGGCAGCTTTTGACGGACGATAAAATTTTAATGGACTGGAACGGACTAATAATCGGAGCTTTAAGCCGCGCAAGTTGTGCATTTGACCAGCCGGAATGGAAAGATTTAGCAGAGAGAACAGCATTATTTTGCGTGAAAACTTTTGCTGATAAGTCGGGAAAATGGTCGCGCAGATGGATAGCAGGCAAAACCGGAATTGACGCAAACGCCGCTGATTACGTTTATTTATTATGGGGCATTATGGAACTCTACAAGGCCGCAAAAAAATTCAACGCAGGCGAGAAACAATTAAATGATTGGCTCAAGAACGCGCAGAATCTAGCAGACTCGTTGATAAAAAATTTCTGGGACGAGAAAAACGGCGGTTTATTCCTGATGAATGACTCAAATATTTCAATGCGCATGAAGTCGGGTCAAGACATAAATAATTTGCCGAGCGCTAATGCATTTGCTATTACTGCATTGAATGAACTTGCACACGCCTTAGAAGATAAAAATTACAGCGATTATGCAGCAAAAATAATTTCATGTTTTGCCCGTGAAGCTGCATTGAATCCGTTAAATTATATTTCGCTAATAAATGCCGGACTTGATTTCACACCGTTTAAGCCAGTCAAGAAAGAAGAGCCGGTTAAAGTTATTCCGACTGATGAAGAGCTTAACAGAGAGGAAGAGCCGGAAATTAAGCCCGATGACAAGAAAGAATCTAAATCCGCCGATAAACCTAACAGGACAGAGCGCAGGACGAGACGCACAGAACGTTCGCAAGCTCATAGACCTGAAAGACGGACTCGGCGCGAAAGATAGAAAAATTTTTTAATGGAGGTTGTAAAGTTGAGAAAAATTTTTAGCAGGTTCGCAGGAGTAATATTTATTCTTGCGTTATTCACAGGTTCAGCAGGTGCGGCGGGTTATCGCTTTGATGACTTGTACGGCCCCAGCGGAATCAGTTATCAATGGATGGTAGTTAATGAATCCGGCACATTCGGAGCGACTCATCAGACAGCTATTGACGTTTCAAGCGATTTAGTATTATCAGATTTGGGCGTTGTCAATGTAATTAACGGCACTCCAGACTCTACTGTAATATCGAATCGAAATTTAAGCACTTTATTTCTTGTATTGAGCAATGGTTACGGAGAATTTAGCATGGATATTCATTCACCGCGCGTAACAGGTGAAGCAGTAACCGGTAACATAAATTTTGGATCTTCAACGAGTGAGTCAAGTGCGTCATATATTGACACTGTTACAGCAAATGGGCCAGTTTCGCGTGATGGTTATGACTCGCAGTGGTCTTCGTATACTTTCAAGCTGACACGTCAAACAGGGAGTCAAAATCGTTATGATACAGTCAGGCAAGTTTTTAATTATCAGCAAAACCCTTCTGGCACAAGCTCGCAGGGAATTAATAAACCCGTTGTAATCGCAAATGTAGTCAACGGCACTGCAACCGATGAGGCTTTAGAATTGCGTATGACTCTGCGCGACTCGTCCGGTAATGGAAATATTGTAGCTTATCAACACGATAAATGGGACGCTCAGAACTCAAAGACTACTACGTCAGAAAATTGGATATTAGCTCCTGTTGAAAACTTGAACACAGATACAAGCCGGATAAATTATTATCTCACTACAGAAGTAATAAATCACACATCAGTAAGATACGGTGCTGAAGATGCGTCAAGTGCGTGGTTGTTCCCAAATTACTGGAAATTTGATATTCCGCGTTATCAGGGCTTGACAGATGTAGAGAGTAATTTTTTGCTTGATGATCAGAGTAATATTGCCCCCGGACTCGCCAGCGTTTTTAGGCGCACTTACAATTTGAACGAGAAAAACATTAGGCCACTTAGAGTTTATGCAGTTGACGATAATAGACGTAACGGCATGTGGGACTTAGTCTTGAATCATAATATTTTATTCGTCAAGCAAATTAGCGAGAAATACGAATACGGCGGGGAAGCAAGTTTTAATCAGATCGAGATTACAGCCTTTGAGCCGAATCCCTCAAGCCTTACATTTTATGAGACTCTAGCACTCACAACCGGCAGCACAAAAACTATAACTCCCGCTTCAAGTTTCCAGTCAAGCGCAATAACTAGAAATTTACCGACAGCAGAAGCAATCGAATATTTCACGATTAATCACTCTATCCCCAGCAATATGCGCACTTCAACGAATGAAATATTAATGCCGCTCTTAATCACGATTAATATTCCGGTAACGCAGATACAAGATAAAACTTGGTGGAATACTCTCGTGAATGAATATCGCTCTAACGGCAATATCGAGAATACTTTTGCCAACAACATGAACATTTACTTAATGGCACAAAATAATAATATTCTCAACATGACCGAAGAACTGCAAAGAGTGGGGGCTTATTCCAGCCAGGTAAAAATTTTTGTTGACGAAGAACGCGGCCGCGCAACTGCAGATAATGACAAAGGAGTAATCACAATAAGTTTTGTAATATTCCTGATGAACGGCACAAGAGACGGCACAAGACCTGAATTAAGCATAGTTTCTGACACATCAAAAAGTTATATAGCAGTAAGAGACGGCACAGAAGATAATAATTTAGACATGCAGATTTTCATTGCTCCGTCAGATTATTATCACAATCCGTCAGTAACTCCTACAGATCCTGCAATACCTGCAGAACCAACCGGAGGCGGCGGCGGAGGCGGTTGTAACGCAGGATTTAGCATTTTATCAGCGATGACGATTTTATTTGCGTTAAATTTCAGGAAGGAGAGAAAAATTTAATTATGAAGCGGATAATTTTACTTGTTTTAGGCTTGATTTTGCTTGTGAGTCCGGTTTATGCAGCTACATATCAAGTCGGCGGGATTGATTACGGGACATTAGACGAGGCTTGTACCGCTGCAGTTGACGCGGAAGACAGCGACCCTGTATTTAATTTTACAAGTACATATGACCCATCGGGCGTAATTTCGATTTTGACTGAGTCAATATTTGAAGGCACGACAGAAATATCATTATCGGATTTTACGAGCGTAACATTTTCCGGAACGTTTAAATCATATTCCGGTGCGCGTCATTTTATCGTAAATAATTCGAGTCTGACTATAAATTTTTCGGGAATAACTTTCACGGGAAATTCCGGAGGAGGCGTTAAAGTCGAGGCAGGAACAGTAACTTTTTCTGGAGTAACATTCAGCGGCATTAACGCAGGCAGCAACAGCTATGATGATTCTAACGGCGACACGATAACGGATG
It includes:
- a CDS encoding HAD-IA family hydrolase, with amino-acid sequence MTCLEIWATVYDANEGDSYMIKLMVFDHDMTIVDSSYAIMEGFNSVARHEGLPEVSHDLTMKYIATPIPTFCEGLLGEYRPEWIKLYREYSVTLERELIKPFPDTIETLQNLRAKNIKLAVISNREHPSKVLERTGLAKYFDVIVGALEPYGRLEYKPNPAMMNKLLSDLNISPDETIYIGDSDIDIVFAMNAGVRSVGITTGNFTAEDFNLMGTWRVINSLSELNAIQE
- a CDS encoding thioredoxin domain-containing protein, which encodes MQYKNSLLQELGPLSAYGEYTEQALQAQAAKKFVPVNHLAGELSPYLQAHAKNLIGWYTWGAEAFNDAKREDRPIFLSIGYYSSHWCSVMERDCFNDPEVAGFMNDTCIPVKVDREERPDLDNLYMEICRIQNGSAGWPLNIFMTPEGWPFFCTTWLPKRTRGQVPGMTEILPRIKWLWHMQRDDCERTANDLRELVNEKFNLRSGGKIRRYTAFEALDQMRKSFDIRFGGFNHMPKYPEINKLIFLLRMAADENASKRDKSDAFTMVDITLRRMWRGGIHDHLGGGFALYSTDERWHVPHFEKLLCDQAMILLAASLAQEQNANSFHRLIAEDIIFCMGKYFSDNASYSQGFKSAINSDNKDGEGRYYMWTEDEIKASLPEGLAGLFSAAYGVLPGGNFGSELAGTQIGENILYEASTVSELARRYGLKGAEVAQNISECRRILLESRDKRQLLTDDKILMDWNGLIIGALSRASCAFDQPEWKDLAERTALFCVKTFADKSGKWSRRWIAGKTGIDANAADYVYLLWGIMELYKAAKKFNAGEKQLNDWLKNAQNLADSLIKNFWDEKNGGLFLMNDSNISMRMKSGQDINNLPSANAFAITALNELAHALEDKNYSDYAAKIISCFAREAALNPLNYISLINAGLDFTPFKPVKKEEPVKVIPTDEELNREEEPEIKPDDKKESKSADKPNRTERRTRRTERSQAHRPERRTRRER